The Helicobacter cetorum MIT 00-7128 region TGTGGGCTTAGAGCATAAGCAAAAAGCCTATCCTAGCGAATTAAGCGGAGGGCAAAAACAACGAGTAGCGATTGTGCGCTCTTTATGCACCAAGCCAGAAGTCATGCTTTTAGATGAAATCACAGCCTCATTAGACCCTGAGATGATTAAAGAAGTGCTAGAAGTCGTTTTAGAGCTTGCAAATGAAGGCATGAGCATGGTTGTTGTTACGCATGAGATGAAATTCGCTCAAAAAATTGCAGATAAAATTATCTTTTTTGATAGCGGTAAAATTGCTGAAGAAAACACCGCTAAAGAGTTTTTCAATAACCCCAAATCTCAAAGAGCGCAAAAATTTTTAGAAACTTTTCATTTTTTAGGGAGCTGTTAAAAAAGTTTTGCTACAACTAGCCATTTTATTTCATAATAAAAAGGACTGATAATGACAAAGAATTTTTTAAAAACATGGGGATTTTTACTAGTTTTAGTAACACTCATATTTAATGCTTGCTCTGATAAGCCCAAACTAGACGCCCTAGATTCAATCAAACAAAAAGGCGTGGTGCGTATAGGTGTTTTTAGCGATAAACCCCCTTTTGGATTTGTAGATTCTAAAGGGGCGTATCAAGGCTTTGATGTCTATATCGCTAAACGCATGGCCAAAGACTTATTAGGCGATGAAAATAAGATAGAGTTTGTTCCTGTAGAGGCCTCTGCTAGAGTGGAATTTTTAAAAGCTAATAAAGTGGATATTATTATGGCTAATTTCACTCAAACAAATGAGCGCAAAGAAGTGGTAGATTTTGCCAAGCCTTATATGAAAGTAGCCCTAGGAGTAGTGTCAAAAAATGGCATGATTAAAGATATTGAAGAATTAAAAGATAAAACCCTCATTGTAAATAAAGGCACAACAGCGGATTTCTACTTCACTAAAAACTATCCTAATATCAAATTATTGAAATTTGAACAAAATACCGAAACCTTTCTAGCCCTTTTAAATAATAGAGGCGAGGCACTAGCCCACGATAATACCTTGCTCTTTGCATGGGCAAAGCAACACCCTGAATTTAAAGTCGCTATTACAAGTTTAGGCGATAAAGATGTGATTGCCCCAGCGATTAAAAAGGGTAATCCTAAGTTGTTAGAATGGCTTAATAACGAAGTGCAACAACTCATCAATGAAGGCTTTTTAAAAGAGGCTTATAAAGAGACTTTAGAGCCTGTTTATGGGAGTGATATCAAGTCAGAAGAAATTGTGTTTGAATAATTATTATTCCGTCTATACCTAATTTTTGCTAAAAACTCTATTTTTTAATTTGTGATAAAATTATCTCAAGTTAAATCAAGGAAACAATATGGCAAAAATTGAAATTAAAGGTATAGGCGAACTTCTTGGCAATATAAAGAAAAATAAGAAAGCCCTACAATTTATTATACCCTCTTATCAAAGAGGGTATCGTTGGGATAAGCAACAAGTAAAAGATTTATTAAAAGATATATGGGAATTTTCAAGCAGAGATGATAGAAAAAGGGGAGAATTTTATTGCCTACAACCTATAATTGTTAAAAAAGATGAACAAGGGCGTTATGTTTTAATTGATGGCCAACAGCGTCTGACAACGATTTTCATTATTTTAAAATACTTTAAAGATAAATTGCAAAAACGCAGTCTGGAAAGCTTTACCCTAGAATACGAAACAAGAAAAGATAGTAAGGAATTTTTAGATAATATTATAGAAAAAACCAAAGAAGAATCTAATATTAATATAGATTATCTTTTTATGTATCAAGCATATCAAGAAAGCGATGAATATTTATGTGAAATTGATGATGATAAAATTTATAGTGCACTTACATTTATAAATAGAGAAAATACAGAGAATGATATAGCCAACAATGTGCGTATCATTTGGTATGAATTGGATAATAATGATAAAGAGCAAGAGCTTTTTGTGCGTATTAATACCAATAAAATCCCCTTAACCAACGCCGAACTTATCAAAGCCTTATTTTTACATGCTAAAAACTTTAAAAATACAGATAGTCATGAGCGCCAAATTGAAATGGCAAAAGAATTTGATGAAATGTCTTATGCTTTAGAAGAAGAAAGTTTTTATTATTTTTTAAGTTCTAAAGAGAGAATCACAAAAATAGAGCTTTTATTTGAAATTCTTGCTTTTGTTAAGAATAAAAAGCTAGATTTGAACGATAAATACGCTTTATATCGTTATTTAGCAGAGTGTAAAGAAAAAGGAAATTTTTTAAATCTATGGAGCAATCAAGTTAGTAATACGCAAGAAAACCCTAAAGAATTGGAAGAAAAGGACAAAAAAGACACAAATATTAAAAAGATTTTTTTAACGTTTAAAAGTTGGCAAAAAGACAGAGAGCTTTATCATTTAATAGGTTTTTTAGTAGCTACTAGCAATAACAAGCAAGATGAGACATTAAAAAGTTTATATAAAAAATCTCTTCATTTTACAAAATCTGAGTTTAAAAAAGAGCTTTATGAAAGAATTAAAGAAGAGTTAGGTTTATCAGACATACAAGATAACACGAGCTTAAGAGATGAGTTACAAGAACTTAAATATAATAATGATGACAACAGATTAAAAAATACGCTTTTGTTTTTTAATATTGCTACCATTCTTAATGACGAGCAAAACAACCATTATTTTGATTTTAAGCGTTATAAAAATTCAACATGGTCTTTAGAACATATTTACCCACAAACTAATGACAATATCACACAAGAAAGCTTGAAAGAATGGCTCAAAGATTTTATTGAATATTCTAAAGAATTAGAGATTTTTGAAGCAAATGATGAAAGGTTTTTAAAGACTTTAAAATTACTTGAAGAACTTAAAAATAAAGGGATATATAATGAGAAAGATAGAACAAGACTTAGTAAAGATGACGAAGATAAAATCAATGAATTAATTAAAGAGACACAAGACTATAAGGAATTATTTATAGAAAAGTTTGATAGTGAAAAACTTCATGCTATAGGTAATCTTACGCTTTTAAGCAAAGAAGATAATAGTGCGTTTTCTAACCATGCGTTTATGATTAAAAGAGAAATATTAAAAGAAAAAGAACATAGTTTTATCCCCCTTTGTTCTAAAAATGTTTTTATGAAACACTACAGCAAAAATCTCTCTAATTTTTGGGAAAACGATGATGCAGAGAACTATTTTAAAGCCATTATCAACGCCATTAGCAAAGCTTTAAATTTAAAGGAAGAAGAACATGCAAAATAATAACCCCACTAAGCGCTCTAATTTTAAGGAATTAATTGAAAAATATTCTATTGAAATCCCTATTATCCAAAGAGATTATGCCCAAGGCAGACAAGATAGCGAAAGTAAAAGAATTTGTGAAGGTTTTTTACAAGCTTTATTTGAAAGTTTGACAAAATCTTCAAAATTGCATTTAGATTTTATTTATGGAAGTGTGAAAGACAATAAATTTATCCCCTTAGATGGTCAGCAAAGATTAACGACCTTATTTTTGCTTTCTTGGTATTTAGGCAAATTTTTAAAAGAAGATATTAGGTATTTAGAAAAATTTACTTACCAAACTAGAAGTAGCTCTAAGGAATTTTGTTGTGAATTAGTATATTGTGGTTATAAAGAAGATTTTCATAATGGTATGAATTTAAAAAAACAAATTATTGATAGTGCATGGTTTATGCCCTTTTATCAACAAGACCCTACGATAAGCTCTATGCTTAATGTGTTAAAAAAAATCCATGAAAAATTTAAAAATGTTGATTTAAAGACCTTACAGACTTGTTATGCAAATTTAGAAAACATTTCATTTGACATTTTGGAATTAGATACTTTCAAATTAGGTGAAGATTTGTATATCAAAATGAATGCAAGGGGCAAACCCTTAAGTGATTTTGAAAATTTTAAGGCTAAGTTTGAAAGTTTGCTTATCTCTTATGAGCAATTAGATTATAAGAAAAAATTTGCAAAAAGGTTTGATAAAGCATGGCAAGATACTATATGGGAGTTTAAAAATGAATTTGATAAAGAGCCTGAATTTGTAGGAGATATGTTTTTAAACTATATTGAATTTGTTAGTAAAATGCTCTATCTTAAAGATAATGAAAAATTGTCTGAAAATATCCAAGATATTATCTTTACAAAAGGGCTTTATGAAAAACAAGAAAATTTAGATTTTTTATACTATGCCTTAGAATATATAAAGGACATTAGAAAATTAGGGCGTGAAATTTTTAGCACACACCACACACAAGATAAAGTTAAAATTTTTAGTCGCAAAAAAGATGAGACAATAGATTTTGTTAGAGATATTTTAGTGGAGAGACATGAAAAACTAACTTTAAGCGAACAAACGCTTATTTTTATGCTTATTGCTTATGTAATAAAACATGAAAATAAAATCAATGAATCTTATTTAATGGATTTTATCCATGTGATACGCAATGTGATAGAAAGTCATGATAACTTTGACACAAGAGCGGTAACACTTAATCTAAATTTTGGAGAAAACAATATTTCTAAGGTTTTAGAATTTTTTATGCCTATAATAGCAGAGCAAAATATTTATGAAATTTTAGAGCACAAGCAAAGCAATATTAAAGGCTTTAAGCATGAAATTTTAAAATCTCAAATTCTAAAAGAACACCCTAATATCAAAGCAAAACTTAAAGAATTAGAAGATAAGCCTTATTTTAAAGGAAAGCTTGATATTATCTTGCCTAACAACGCTAAAGATTTTAATGAAAATCATTTCAATGAAAGCATTGAATTTTTATGCAACCTACTTGAAAAAGAAGACCAAAATACGATTTGCATTTGCCTAAAAGACATTATAAAAGAAGGTAAATTGACTGGGTCGTTTTATGGCAATAAAAAATACTTTTATGGTTATCAAGGGTGTTTTGAGTTTTTTTTAGTCTCAGAAGTTACAGAGAATAGAAAAAATGCGTTTAATCAACTGCTAAACGAATATAAGAATGAGGGAAAAAACATTCAAAAATTAGTAGCTCGTAAAAAAGAAGAAGTGATTAAGTGGCATGAAAACAAAAGAAAAGAATGGCGTTATTATTTCTTTAAATACGATGTTTTTAAAAAAATGTGGGATAAAGATGAAAATCTAGTGGTTTTTTATGATATGCAAAAAAATTATTTAGAGAAGATATATGTGCGAAGGCGCTCAGATGTGGCAAAACGCATTAATCCTTATTTAAAAGCGATTTGCGATAAATTCAATTTAGCCTATGAGCCTTATTCACAAAATGAAGTAAAACACCCTAGCATTCCTAATAAAATCAAAGCCTTTTATTTTGATGAAAAGGGTTTAGCATTAGAACTAGAAGAAAGTTTTGAGTTAAAAGAATCTATCATAGAGGATTACCAAATAGAAACATCAGAAACACCGATGAAATACTATTTACCCTATCCTAAAAAAGATGACTCTACAGACTTAATAGAAAAAGCCATAGAGTTACTAAAAGACATTAAAGAATCTGAGTAATACAAAATAATTAAAATCATAATATCTTGCCTAAAAAGATTAAGATATTATGATGATTAAACATAAAAGCTCCAAACTTTGATACCATACGCTTACGATAAGAGTGATAAAATGAGGAGTTAAACATGCAAATTATAAACACACAATACACTCTCAATAATACGACTTTTAGAGAAAATTGCAAGGGTATTTTACAGAAAGATGGCATTATGATTTTGCCTCATTTCATAGAACCCCAAGTTTTAGAACAAATCAAGCAAGAGGCACTTGCCAAAGAACATCTCGCCTACTACACACAGAACACACATAATATTTACTTGCAAAAAAAGGATAATAATTTTTCAGATTCACATATTCGCAACCTAGATTTGATGAGTGAAAAAGGTTGCATTACAGATAATTACATTAACTCTGACTCACCCTTAAGAGAGCTTTATAATAGCTCTGATTTAAAAGATTTTTTAGCCTTTGTTTTAGAAGAGGAAAATCTCTATCCTTATGCAGATAAACTCTCTAGTATCAATATCCATTATGCCAAGGATAATCAAGGGCTTAATTGGCATTTTGATAATTCGTCATTTGCTGTTACCTTACTCATTCAAAAACCACTAGGTGGAGGGGAATTTTGCTTTGTCAAAGATGTGCGTGATTCTAAGCATGATGATATGGGATATGATTTAGCGCACAAAATTGTTTCTAGCACTTGGTCTTATCAAAGCCTTGGTCAAGATGAAGGCACATTAGTGCTTTTTAGGGGGCGTGATAGTCTGCATAAGGTCAATAAAACAAAGGGCGAGGTGTGTCGTATTCTATGCGTGTTCGCATACAATAATGAGCCTAATATCTCATTGAGTCAAGAGGCTATGCAAACTTTTTATGGCAAAGTGGGTTAGACACATTTTCTCATATCCATTTTATCACATTGATTGCCTTTAATGTAGGGCTTGATTGCTACTTACTAGAAGTATTTTAGAGCCATTTCTATAACAATCAAACTTGCTCCTAGTGTTGAAATTTAAAATAACACTAAAACATTTCATTAAAACACTAAGCCAAGAAAATCATCTAAAGTATTTATTATGACCTTACAACTTATAGAAACAAAAAAGTATCATAATCTCTTAAATTATATATTTTAAAAAATGGTTTATCTTAAAGA contains the following coding sequences:
- a CDS encoding cysteine ABC transporter substrate-binding protein, with product MTKNFLKTWGFLLVLVTLIFNACSDKPKLDALDSIKQKGVVRIGVFSDKPPFGFVDSKGAYQGFDVYIAKRMAKDLLGDENKIEFVPVEASARVEFLKANKVDIIMANFTQTNERKEVVDFAKPYMKVALGVVSKNGMIKDIEELKDKTLIVNKGTTADFYFTKNYPNIKLLKFEQNTETFLALLNNRGEALAHDNTLLFAWAKQHPEFKVAITSLGDKDVIAPAIKKGNPKLLEWLNNEVQQLINEGFLKEAYKETLEPVYGSDIKSEEIVFE
- a CDS encoding DUF262 domain-containing protein; amino-acid sequence: MAKIEIKGIGELLGNIKKNKKALQFIIPSYQRGYRWDKQQVKDLLKDIWEFSSRDDRKRGEFYCLQPIIVKKDEQGRYVLIDGQQRLTTIFIILKYFKDKLQKRSLESFTLEYETRKDSKEFLDNIIEKTKEESNINIDYLFMYQAYQESDEYLCEIDDDKIYSALTFINRENTENDIANNVRIIWYELDNNDKEQELFVRINTNKIPLTNAELIKALFLHAKNFKNTDSHERQIEMAKEFDEMSYALEEESFYYFLSSKERITKIELLFEILAFVKNKKLDLNDKYALYRYLAECKEKGNFLNLWSNQVSNTQENPKELEEKDKKDTNIKKIFLTFKSWQKDRELYHLIGFLVATSNNKQDETLKSLYKKSLHFTKSEFKKELYERIKEELGLSDIQDNTSLRDELQELKYNNDDNRLKNTLLFFNIATILNDEQNNHYFDFKRYKNSTWSLEHIYPQTNDNITQESLKEWLKDFIEYSKELEIFEANDERFLKTLKLLEELKNKGIYNEKDRTRLSKDDEDKINELIKETQDYKELFIEKFDSEKLHAIGNLTLLSKEDNSAFSNHAFMIKREILKEKEHSFIPLCSKNVFMKHYSKNLSNFWENDDAENYFKAIINAISKALNLKEEEHAK
- a CDS encoding DUF262 domain-containing protein; translated protein: MQNNNPTKRSNFKELIEKYSIEIPIIQRDYAQGRQDSESKRICEGFLQALFESLTKSSKLHLDFIYGSVKDNKFIPLDGQQRLTTLFLLSWYLGKFLKEDIRYLEKFTYQTRSSSKEFCCELVYCGYKEDFHNGMNLKKQIIDSAWFMPFYQQDPTISSMLNVLKKIHEKFKNVDLKTLQTCYANLENISFDILELDTFKLGEDLYIKMNARGKPLSDFENFKAKFESLLISYEQLDYKKKFAKRFDKAWQDTIWEFKNEFDKEPEFVGDMFLNYIEFVSKMLYLKDNEKLSENIQDIIFTKGLYEKQENLDFLYYALEYIKDIRKLGREIFSTHHTQDKVKIFSRKKDETIDFVRDILVERHEKLTLSEQTLIFMLIAYVIKHENKINESYLMDFIHVIRNVIESHDNFDTRAVTLNLNFGENNISKVLEFFMPIIAEQNIYEILEHKQSNIKGFKHEILKSQILKEHPNIKAKLKELEDKPYFKGKLDIILPNNAKDFNENHFNESIEFLCNLLEKEDQNTICICLKDIIKEGKLTGSFYGNKKYFYGYQGCFEFFLVSEVTENRKNAFNQLLNEYKNEGKNIQKLVARKKEEVIKWHENKRKEWRYYFFKYDVFKKMWDKDENLVVFYDMQKNYLEKIYVRRRSDVAKRINPYLKAICDKFNLAYEPYSQNEVKHPSIPNKIKAFYFDEKGLALELEESFELKESIIEDYQIETSETPMKYYLPYPKKDDSTDLIEKAIELLKDIKESE